The Lathyrus oleraceus cultivar Zhongwan6 chromosome 5, CAAS_Psat_ZW6_1.0, whole genome shotgun sequence genome includes the window gttggtgacttgatcaatctttgatcaaggtttttggaggtgctagagtcaagaacaaacttagggtttgtgggatttgatttctcatctATTGTATTGATACATTagcaaagtaagatttattatattaatatctcaattcgaattcgaattgagggcagGCGTACCCATAACAAGGTCGATtgggaactgcctaaacaaatccttgtgtatTCTCTCTCTATCcctatttcttttattttttgacTCGCAAATTATCGATTGCTTTGATCACCGGATCAACATATGTTAGATCATAATTTTGATTATATTTTGAATCTTGTGTTTGTTGTATTTATCATTAATCATTTtgttgtgattggatttcttagaacaacaaacaccatataaaattcCAAACTTTGTTTTTCACACAACAAGTGTTCGATAAATTGCTTGACTTAGTTTTTTGTGTGTAAgtatcattggagatagacttttactattgtagagtattcaattagttgtgATTAATAGTTGTTGATCGACTTATGGATTATTATCATTCTATTCGTACTATTACGCATATTCGGACTTTTCAATAGaaggttcggttagacgattttggatccggaaaatatttgaaacttgtttCCATGCTATAAAATTTTCTAAATCAAAGTTTCAAACAATATTTTAATTTGGGATCTATTCCCCCTCCCCCCCTCTAGATCTATGTCTATTGTCTAAtatgcttgacttggagtagtatttgaatgggtgaccttctgggaagtttcctggaaagcgtgtgagtgaggataaaacatgctgaaaagatttgtgttggtttgtggggtgagtcgataatcctgaaagtAGTCTGGGGTGTTACAATTATGACGCGTGAATCTGAATTTTTGAACTCTTGAGCCATGACGAACATCATCATGGCTGACGGGTTGACCCCTCATGAGAAAATGAGAAGACAACTAACTACGTCTTAATTATGAACAAAAAATAAAGCAAGTAGAGCCAAGGACTTTCAAAGAAAAATGATTAGAGATATAATCATATACTTTTTCAAAATGAGACAAATATTATAACAAATGATGTGATTCTTTTAATAGCATGAACATTAGTAAGGATTGCTTCATCCCAAAACTCATTGGGAATTGAAGCAAACAACAAAAGGGAACAGACAGTCTCAACAACGTGACATTGTTTTCTTTTAGCAACTTTAATTCGTTGAGGAGTAGTATTACAAGATGCTTGGTGAATAGTAACATCATATGTAAGTAATTTAGAGAATTTATGAGATGTATATTCACAACCTAAATTATAATATAAACACTTTATAACATTATTATGTTGAATTTTAACCATTACACGAAATATATGATcaatattaaaaaaatcataatgGTTTTTCATTTGGTAAACTTAACAATAACAAGTATAGTTATTAATAAGCAAAACATAATATCTAGATCCACCTTTAGTAAGAATTGGTAATGGACCTCAGACATCATAGTGAATAAAATCAAAGGGTGCATATGAAATAAAAACACTTTTATTAAAAGGTAAAGTTGAAATTTAGAAAGTTTACAatcataaaaatataaaatatcaCTCGTAACTTTTCTAAAGTTCTATGAGAAGTCAAGTCTTTATTCTTGGAGTAGATACATGTCCTAAATGGGGATTCCATATATAAAAACTAGTTTACGAAtaattcaaacaaaaaaaaataataaatcagTAATGGAAGTAGAAGTTGAGGTTATAGTATCTAAGACTTTCAGCTCATCCAAAATATAAATTTTCCTCTAGCTAAGGTTTGTCCTAACACCTTTCTGGAATATGAATCTTGCACACAACAAGATGTGGAAGAAAATATAACAAAGTAACTAAAGTCACACAATTGACTAATAGAAGCAAGACTCCGAGTAAGATTAAGGATATAATTAACATTTAAAAAATTACATATTGGTTGTGGAGACATAACCAATGTCTGCTAATGGCATAAAAGAGCCATCAACGGTCATAACTGACATGAATAAAGTGgaatttaaaaacaaaaatggTGTATCTTCATAAGACATATGGTGTGATGCTCTAGAGTCAAGGATCCATATGGATTGAGAAATGCCTAATAGACTATAAGAGTTAGAACCTTTAATAGATGAGGTAGACATGGCACatgagtgtgaaaaaaaatgaaattgtTCTGTAATATCAAATATTTTAAAATTGATCTCGAATGAGTATGCATCATCAGAACAAAAATCATTGGTAGTCAAAATCAGAACGAAAATCATTGGTAGTCAAAATCAATGGTGGTAAGAGCAACAACAATAATGGATGAAGggattttaaaaaaaaaaatcctCTCAACAATTTAGACACTGATTTTCTATGACATTCTCCTTTCCAAAAACATATTATCATTACCAAGTTTAATTCTACCTTGGTGGCAAGAGCATGAAAAACTGACGGAGGAATGTTGAGAGCTTCTTTATTTAAAATTAGATCAGAGTAAAACTTAAATCTGATTTTTTCTGCCAACAACTCATTAACAACTAAATCGACATTAAGAATAGGAGAACGGTGTAGAACACTTCTACGAAGACTCTCAAAATCATCCAGAAAGATTATCATAAATTGAACAATACAAGTAAAGAAGGAAAAAAAGTGAGAAATAATTagaaaaaaatgatgaaaaaaaattaataaaattgaGATGATATAGTTGAAACCAAAAAGTGAGAAAAAGGTTGTGTGGGGAGTATGCATGCCACGCTTTCCACGTAGGATTCAATATCTCCATTCACCATTCACCAGAACTTTCCACACAAGAACTATTCTCTTATCTTCATCCTTGTTCTCACTTCCTCAACTCAGAACCAGAAAAGGAAGATCAAAGACAAATCAAAATGGCTTTGCAAGTGCAGGCCACACTTCACACTACAAGATCCACACGACCTTCGTTACTATTCCCATCTGCCACTCCGACACTCTCCAATCCATCTGCTTTGAAGTCATCTTTCTTCTCTCGTTCCCTTAACCTCGTACTTCATCCTAATCAACAACATAGTCTTGTTTATGGACCTCCTAGGTTTACCATGCGTGTAGCTTCCAAACAAGCCTATATATGTCGTGACTGCGGGTTATTTTCCTTTCCAGATCATTCTCTTTCTCTTTTTACTGTATCAATATGAATGAAATCTTTATCATATTATGTGATTCATATTTATAATATTGCAGGTATATTTACAATGAGAGGAACCCCTTTGAGAAGTTGCCTGATAAATACTTCTGCCCTGGTAATTTCTTTGCTTTTGGCTCAAATATTTATCAAATTCATGTTAGTTTAACATTGCCTCAAAATGGTGTTTTGCAGTTTGTGGTGCTCCAAAACGAAGGTTTAAGCCCTATGCTCCACCTGTCAACAAAAGTGCAAATGAAAAAGATGTTAGAAAGGCAAGAAAAGCTGAACTTCAAAGAGATGAAGCAATTGGGTCAGTGAACCATTAGTGTTTTTTCTTTATGATCAACTGAATATGTATATTTGCTCCCACCTATGATATGTGTTTACTTGATTTGTTGTACTGTTTTCAACAGGAAAGCACTTCCTATTGCAGTTGCCGTGGGAGTTGTAGCTCTTGCAGGATTATACTTCTATCTCAACAGCACATTTTAGCTGAATGTTTAGCTCATTATGCTTTAAGTATTCGTGTTCTTTTGTTTATTTGGTTCATCAACACTTTAGAACAGTTCTATTTTGTTCCTTTTGTTCAATATCAAATAATAGCTTCTAACAAGAATGTTGTCACAAGTTTAGCTGAATATAAATCATGAATATAAGAGAAGTGGATTCGAGTTTTCATTTGCCAGCTATCGCTTATCATAGGGCCTCAAATAGTATGCAAATTTGTTATCTTTGGTGACCTAAGAAGATTTTTCCAGTGTTATTAAAGTGTGTTATCTTTGGTGACCTAAGAAGATTTTTCCAGTGTTATTAAAGTGTGTTTGGATTGACGGTGGATAAAATTGATTTTAACAgaattaatttttaataaaattgaGTTTAGCTTCAGAAGCTATAAATTCTAGCTTCAATTAAAATCAATTCTGGATGCAGAAACAATTCTATTTTAGAAGAATCAAACACCAAATCTCTAGAATTGCATTTGACTCTTTCAAAAACCAAACCAATGTAAAATGTAATCATTGACAGTTGAAAAAGTATCAAAGTGTCCAATATAGTACTTAAAAAAGCATTTGATATTTTCATCTATGTCACAAGAAAAGCAGACACTACAAGGTTTAGAGTTTAGACAACGGCAAGTTACTATGATATGCTTGGAATCATGATCAAAGTTAAAATTTATTCCATTCGAAGATTATAGTAATACATTCTCCATAAGACAATTTCTCGAATTACATTGCAAACCAAAGGCACAATTTATGAATCTTCATAAGCACTTCTATCAATAGTTCCAAGCTTCTTAGGTTTCATTGTAACTAAATATGCTAGGAACATCAATCAAACTTGATTCATAAAAACTAAACCGGCTCTTTTATTGGCTATGGCTTTTAATATGTAGATTGAAATCAAAATATTGACAAGATAGTAATGACTAACTTATGAGAGAGAAAAATATTTATATTGACAAAAAAAAGTGACTGAATTACAAATGATGGTTATATGGAAACGCTTTCATTCTTCCAAAATAAATGAACCCTGTATTCTTCTCTCCATGGGTGGTGTCGGGGATAAATTCAAGGGGGGAAACATATCATTGAAACAGGAGGTTGGTGCAGGCTTGAACTTGTAAGGGCCTTCTTTTTGTCCCCAAACCTGCAAGTGAATAAGAGAAGAAAAGTTATGTTTATGTCTTCCTTTGTTTAGATTTTGAAAATATTGTAAAGTAATCCATCAAATTATTCAAACTGATAAGTGGAAGAACACTAACTTGATTTCCATCGTCATCATAACCCCGGTCCCAAGTGTGTATCTCACTTTTCTTCATAACAGCGAGTTCTGAAGTACAGTAGGTTGCTCCATTCTGTTAGAAAAAACACAGATATTAAGACACCGGTACTGGTACAAAAAACAAAGAGGGTGATAAGAGATTACTTAGAACTGAAAATTACCCATGAATTAGGAAATCCGCCAGGTGGGGATGAACCTTCATATAAGCAACGTTTTCCACGCGAACATCGCTTAAGATGTATTGTTGTCAAATGTTCTGCAATATCCTGCAAATCACAGTATATGTCAAGGAAAATCAGCTACTGAAAGGAATTAGAGGTAATATTAACTTGTTCAAGTATTGGATATTTCAAGGTATTCCAATACACAAACTTAATTATCTTACCTAAGAAATTACCAATCAAAATAAGTTTTGTCCAGAAATTCCAAAAAAGATCATTTCAATGATGATGTAGTTAAGTCATTAAAGACATACACCAACTTATGTGCTCAAAATATAGAAGAAAACGGAGTTTTTTTACTGAAAACTATTCTAGTACATTCAAGGTATTTGAGAGACTTGGCTCTCTCGTATTGAAAAATCTCATATAAAACCAAAGACATCCTCACTAATATCCCTTATCTTTTATTTATAGCCTATCATCTTAAAATTTATAGGCTATCATTATAGCCCTCTTAAAAGTTTGTGCAAAGGAACCAGATAGAGGAAAGTAGATGAAGAAGAAATACTACTCTATTTAAAAGACTTTCAAACAAAAGAAGAATCATGTATACAATATGTTGCCAAAAATTTAAAGAAAGTGTAAAATTTGGAGGACAGACGGGCCAAAACCACACATGTTAACTTCTCTACATCACCAAAACCACCTAAACCCGACGATAGAATTCTAATTTCATACATCCTACTTTAATGAGTCATGGATATCAATATTTATCACCATCAAACAAAACTCAGCAGGAATAGAAAAACAGGATTGTTCATTCATTTGCTCGAGCATCACCTAAATGTGACAGCTGATACTAAGATGCGGGGATGCTACGTGGACCTTTGTGTGGTTTTAAATTGCAGTCCGCAACTGCAATTGCGGCCGCAATATTGCTGATGTGGTAGCCTCCGCAACCGCATCGGACTGCAATTGCGGACGAAATATTGCTTGCTGATGTGGTAGCCTCTGCAACCGCATCGAACTGCAATTGCAATGTGAATTAAAACCATGTGTTCAACCGCCGTTATAAACCGCATCAGACAATTTCGCCCATGATTCTTCAAGTATTTTATCAAAACTCAATTTCAGAACTCCAAAGTTCAATGTACTTCATATGTAATGAAAAATCTTAACATCAAGTGTTTTTTAACAATGTATTTCAAACACCTCTCAATTAAAATTCACGCCACAACGGCCGCATTGCGCAGCACAGCAACCACAATGACCGCAATCGCAACACCCGTAACCGCATCCGCAACAACAACCGCAATTTAAAACCATGCTTTATAGTGTACTCATTTATCAATTCCAAAACTTGATCTCAGCAGTTCAGCTGAGATTTCCTAATTGTTTAAATACCTAGCCATTTATTGGGCATCCACCAATCCATCTGCTGCTGTTATAGACTGATTTTCAAAACATTCTAAAACCTTACATCTTTTGTGTGAGCTTCTTTTCTTTCAggtttttctttcttttcatcGCCATACTTCTTTACATCCTAATTTTGTTTATCATTATCTTTCTCTCATGTTTGTGTTTAGTTTCTTCACTCTCCCTCCTCGACACAATGTTTTTAGACAACCCAAGACTTTTAtttgcatcattctcttttgTCTTTTCTAACCCACTTCTCCCTAACAAAAAACGATAAGCTAAGACCACAATATGAACAATGAATATGACTTAATGCTTACCCCAATGACTTCTTCTGGTTGCGGGCGCAGATCCTTTGGCCGATCACAGAAATTTTTGTATTCCTCCATTTCTCTAATGGCATATGTACTTAACTGGCAGAGAAGAGAAGTTAGAATTCATGCTCTATTTAAAACAAGATATAACTTTCACTTTTAATAAGAACAAGAAGAATATACTATTCtgtaaatagaaagaaaaaaaacaaacCTAAAATGGAATCATGATCCCATAAATCAGTATAGAAATATAAGGACAAGTATTCATATAATGCAGGGCAATGGTTAGATCAATTATATTAACACGCATGACAGAAGTGTGACTGTGTGAGTGCTCATCTAACACAAAGTAACAGCATTTAGTTATACTTGACCCCCTAATTCCTGCATCACTATCTATATATAcataaaaacaaataaataagAATAAGTTTAAGTAGTTAATAAAAAAAAACCTTCACAAAGAAGGCATAGCATATGTTATTTTATCGATGCTACTAATATTATCGTAAATTCCCACTATGGAAGATCGCCATATTAATTTCTGGAATGGATCCTCTGATGTTAAAATTTTACATTGCCGTGTTATCTCGTGTAAAAATTATGCCTCCTCTCTTCAGCTATCTATTTGGTACTCCTAAAAGAAAATAAGTGGGGGCTTATGAAATTTGTGAATATTTATAACAAAGGAGATAAGGCAAAAAAAATCCAGGGCAAGGGTTGTTACAAGTTACAACAAATGTTTTTGATGGAAAAACCCTAAGAAACACAATTAGACCATTTTTTTCGGCACAAATCAGCTTTAGAATATTGGCAAAATCTTATAAAGAACATCAACATCTTAGTGAGTGAATACATACCTCAACATCACATGTCAACTCTTTCGGACAAGGTTTCGCCATTAAAAACCTCTGCAGAAAGATACAAACAATGGCAACTAAGATATAGATATCTTTAAATCAGTAACCTAAAAAGTGTATTTCGACGCGGATCCTATCAATCAATCGCTCACATTCATAATTCAAGCATaaagaatagaagaaaaaaaacatAATCAAAATACATATAATCTACCTGGCGAAAGGGTTTTTGTGGACTCCTCCAAAAAGCCTAAAAGCAAAAAGGAAATCAAGATTGAGCTAATTTTAAGAGCATAATATTGGAAACAGTTAATCAGAGAGAAGAAACACCTGCTCAAAATATAGAACTTCTGAACCATCTACTAACTCTGCTGCTGGACATGTACGCATTCTGCAAATATCtcaacaaaaaaaatcaaattacaaaaaaaaaaggCTAAAGAGgttaaacaaataaaaatcagaaattgaGAAAGAAACCTAATATTGAAATAGTTGTCAGGGTCTCTAGAAGCTTGGTCCTTGGAATACTGCATGAAGAAttagaaaattcagaaaatttataaaaagaaaagaaaattgagaagaagaagaagaagaggaagaagtgGAAACCTTTTCGCCGGTGAGGGAGTGAGCGACCAAACGAGCATGGTCCCAACGAGTGGTGGACTTACGGAGACGTTTAACGAGAAGAGCACCACCGATGAAAAGGAGAGCTTTGAATGCTAATCCTCGAGCACGGTTCCATCCATTGGAATCCGTACCCATAATTCTTGAATATATTTTCAAGAGTGATGATTTTAGGAATTTACCATGGATTGGATTGGATTGATGGTGGAGGAATCTCGGTGGCGGAAGCAGCCAAATAGCGGCGGCAACAACCAGAAGAAGTGGAAAGGATGATTCTAGAACATTATTAGGAATGGGAGGAGGGGCTCATTTGTGTTACTGGTTTGTGGAGTGAGTGTAAATCACCTTCGGATGAGGCCAGCGGTTCTAATCTTCTTTCACCCTTTTTGGTTCTACTAAAGATTTTAAGTAACCTTTTGTAATGTgcaattattattattaataataataataatttataaTATTGTTCATTTTTTATCTTAAAAATTGCATATCTTAGCatcaaattatttattttaattctatcTACTTTTTCTCAATTTGGTATAGGATTAAAAATTAGACTTAGAATACAACTGCAGTTAGAAGTGTGGTAACTTTGTCTGACATAATGATTGTAAGTTATATTGGTTAAAAACCTACTCTGCACATAAAAGCTATCTCAATTACACTCCTAACTACGTTGCTAGTAAAATGAAAAAATTGCTACATGAAGTTTTTTTAAGAAAGTGGCGATGAAATTTTACAATGGGAGATAAAAAAAACAGTAATTAATGGGCAATTATTTAAAGATAATTTTAGAAGAAAAATAAATGTCAGACAAAATATCTATCCCTTTTATATTGTTATAAGTTATTAATTTTATGTAAAAACTACAAAATATTTTTGTTTGAAAGGTTAATACTTTTGAAAAGAACCTTGAATGTTGAATTTTAAATCGTAAGACACACattcatttttgaaattcactcttattgaaaaaattgtttttaaaaacATGTATTTTAATCTATTAGCGGTTTAATTGTATTGTTTTTAGAGATTAATTGTTATGTACCGTCggtgtaaaaagttttacacgGTCAATGTATTACtatcatccgtttgtattactttttaagtgattaaaataaaagttaaatattttaaataaattaatgATTATGATTAATTGACAGGAAAAAAAATTTACATTGTCGGTATATATcaattaaatttttatttttattcttgAGATGAATTACAAAGAgataaaaaaacataaaatatCTTAATCATAGACGGCAAACATGCATTTACACAAAGTGCTTAATTGAAAGTATATCATGCATCTATTAAAATTACAATAAAATTACAAAATAGATAAAATTAAAAACAGGCAAATTTCAATAATGTAAATGTCAAGCAaaatactctctctctctctctctagaCCTCCGATCCTCTCTCTCTCCTTCGCCTCTCCTCTATTCTCTCTCTCgctctcgctctctctctctcttctctctctcttctcttctctctctctcttctctccTCTGCTTCTCTCTCTGCTCCTCTCTTTCTCCTCCGCTCTCCTGCCTCTATCTCTCTCTCGAGAGTCTCTCTCCTgctctatctctctctctctctctagaTCTCTTCTCTCGATCTCTCTCTCTCGCTCttctctctctctatctctctctctcttctctctctctctcttatctcttctctctctttctcgcgatctctctctcttctctctctctctctctctctctctctctctctctctctctctctctctctctcttctctctctttctcttctctctctctctctctctctcctctctct containing:
- the LOC127078714 gene encoding uncharacterized protein LOC127078714, with product MALQVQATLHTTRSTRPSLLFPSATPTLSNPSALKSSFFSRSLNLVLHPNQQHSLVYGPPRFTMRVASKQAYICRDCGYIYNERNPFEKLPDKYFCPVCGAPKRRFKPYAPPVNKSANEKDVRKARKAELQRDEAIGKALPIAVAVGVVALAGLYFYLNSTF
- the LOC127078715 gene encoding chromophore lyase CRL, chloroplastic isoform X2 translates to MGTDSNGWNRARGLAFKALLFIGGALLVKRLRKSTTRWDHARLVAHSLTGEKYSKDQASRDPDNYFNIRMRTCPAAELVDGSEVLYFEQAFWRSPQKPFRQRFLMAKPCPKELTCDVEDIAEHLTTIHLKRCSRGKRCLYEGSSPPGGFPNSWNGATYCTSELAVMKKSEIHTWDRGYDDDGNQVWGQKEGPYKFKPAPTSCFNDMFPPLNLSPTPPMERRIQGSFILEE
- the LOC127078715 gene encoding chromophore lyase CRL, chloroplastic isoform X1 gives rise to the protein MGTDSNGWNRARGLAFKALLFIGGALLVKRLRKSTTRWDHARLVAHSLTGEKYSKDQASRDPDNYFNIRMRTCPAAELVDGSEVLYFEQAFWRSPQKPFRQRFLMAKPCPKELTCDVELSTYAIREMEEYKNFCDRPKDLRPQPEEVIGDIAEHLTTIHLKRCSRGKRCLYEGSSPPGGFPNSWNGATYCTSELAVMKKSEIHTWDRGYDDDGNQVWGQKEGPYKFKPAPTSCFNDMFPPLNLSPTPPMERRIQGSFILEE